A genome region from Baekduia alba includes the following:
- a CDS encoding VWA domain-containing protein — MSFGAPLILLALLLVPALLIGYVGLQRDRGRAAAAFAAPRMAASVAPRRPRWRRHVPLAAFLLAIAILVVAAAQPQKTVAVPVEHAQIMLLTDVSGSMLSTDVKPNRLVAARRAAQKFIDNVPKQVNVGIEAFNQVPQVLANPTTDRDALAAALGRLKSSGGTATGEAMVTGTRVLQQAPSQNGKKPPSAIVLLSDGASTKGVDPIQAAQAAAKLKIPVYTVTLGTASGTITVPRDPKNPSAGTVTKPVPPDVPSLQRIAQASRGKSYTAESASDLSDVYKRLGSQLGTKKEPRQITAGFAGLGLALLGLGATLSLRWFGRLI; from the coding sequence GTGAGCTTTGGCGCACCCCTGATCCTCCTCGCGCTGCTCCTCGTCCCGGCCCTCCTGATCGGCTACGTCGGGCTGCAGCGTGACCGCGGCCGCGCCGCCGCCGCGTTCGCCGCGCCGCGCATGGCCGCGTCGGTCGCGCCGCGTCGCCCGCGCTGGCGCCGCCACGTGCCGCTCGCCGCGTTCCTGCTGGCGATCGCGATCCTCGTGGTCGCCGCCGCCCAGCCGCAGAAGACGGTGGCGGTGCCGGTCGAGCACGCGCAGATCATGCTGCTGACCGACGTGTCGGGCTCGATGCTGTCGACCGACGTCAAGCCCAACCGGCTGGTCGCGGCGCGCCGCGCGGCGCAGAAGTTCATCGACAACGTGCCCAAGCAGGTCAACGTCGGCATCGAGGCCTTCAACCAGGTCCCGCAGGTCCTGGCCAACCCGACGACCGACCGCGACGCGCTCGCCGCGGCGCTCGGCCGCCTGAAGTCCTCCGGCGGCACCGCGACCGGCGAGGCGATGGTCACGGGCACGCGCGTGCTCCAGCAGGCGCCGTCGCAGAACGGCAAGAAGCCGCCGTCGGCGATCGTGCTGCTGTCCGACGGCGCGTCGACCAAGGGCGTCGACCCGATCCAGGCCGCGCAGGCGGCCGCCAAGCTCAAGATCCCCGTGTACACCGTGACGCTGGGGACCGCGTCCGGGACGATCACCGTCCCGCGCGACCCGAAGAACCCTTCCGCCGGAACGGTCACCAAGCCGGTCCCGCCGGACGTCCCGTCGCTGCAGCGCATCGCGCAGGCGTCCAGGGGCAAGTCCTACACCGCCGAGTCGGCGAGCGACCTGTCAGACGTCTACAAGCGTCTGGGCTCGCAGCTCGGGACCAAGAAGGAGCCGCGCCAGATCACGGCGGGCTTCGCGGGCTTGGGGCTGGCGCTGCTCGGCCTGGGCGCCACCCTCTCGCTCCGCTGGTTCGGGCGACTGATCTAG
- a CDS encoding AAA family ATPase yields the protein MDEITTQAPHDPHEDPRRALGEALHEIKRVIVGQDAMLERLLVSLLAGGHVLLEGVPGLAKTLTVRTLADVVGGQFRRVQFTPDLVPADLVGTRIWRPDTGRFDTELGPVFGNVLLADEINRAPAKVQSALLEVMQEHQVTIGGQTFPVPRPFLVLATQNPIESEGTYPLPEAQVDRFLMKLLVDYPTPGEEAAVVGRSLGGKADVRQRLELPDLERYAALAAEVMVDRDIIAYAVALADATRHPAAHGMGDLTGMVEFGASPRGPIGLVHAARALAMLRGRGYVNAGDVRDLAPDVLRHRLVLSYDALSEGVTADGILDRVLEAVPEPEDRYLHRTRSHAA from the coding sequence ATGGACGAGATCACCACCCAGGCACCGCACGATCCCCACGAGGATCCGCGCCGTGCGCTCGGCGAGGCGCTGCACGAGATCAAGCGCGTCATCGTCGGCCAGGACGCGATGCTCGAGCGCTTGTTGGTGTCCTTGCTCGCCGGCGGCCACGTGCTGCTCGAAGGCGTGCCGGGCCTGGCCAAGACGCTGACCGTGCGGACGCTCGCCGACGTCGTCGGCGGCCAGTTCCGCCGCGTGCAGTTCACGCCGGACCTGGTCCCGGCCGACCTGGTCGGCACGCGCATCTGGCGTCCGGACACCGGGCGCTTCGACACCGAGCTCGGCCCCGTCTTCGGCAACGTGCTGCTCGCCGACGAGATCAACCGCGCGCCCGCGAAGGTGCAGAGCGCGTTGTTGGAGGTCATGCAGGAGCACCAGGTGACGATCGGCGGCCAGACGTTCCCGGTCCCGCGCCCGTTCCTCGTGCTCGCGACGCAGAACCCGATCGAGTCCGAGGGGACCTACCCGCTGCCCGAGGCGCAGGTGGACCGCTTCCTCATGAAGCTGCTCGTCGACTACCCGACGCCGGGCGAGGAGGCCGCGGTCGTCGGTCGCTCGCTGGGCGGCAAGGCCGACGTGCGCCAGCGCCTGGAGCTTCCGGACCTCGAGCGCTACGCGGCCCTCGCCGCCGAGGTCATGGTCGACCGCGACATCATCGCCTACGCGGTGGCGCTGGCCGACGCGACGCGCCACCCGGCCGCGCACGGCATGGGCGACCTGACCGGGATGGTCGAGTTCGGCGCCTCGCCGCGCGGGCCGATCGGCCTGGTGCACGCGGCGCGCGCGCTGGCGATGCTCCGCGGCCGCGGGTACGTCAACGCGGGCGACGTCCGCGACCTCGCGCCCGACGTCCTGCGCCACCGGCTCGTGCTGTCCTACGACGCGCTCTCGGAGGGCGTGACGGCCGACGGGATCCTCGATCGCGTGCTCGAGGCCGTCCCCGAGCCCGAGGACCGCTACCTGCACCGGACCCGGAGCCACGCGGCCTAG
- a CDS encoding DUF58 domain-containing protein, whose protein sequence is MAPPAARQGPGPMPPALLDALAIAVTQRVAGALPGDRRAAGVGAGTELAQIRPYAFGDDVRRIDAAATARTGEPHVRLEVPERTLTTWLALDVSSSMAFGTASRLKADVAEGVALAVGRLALRHAGRIGIATFGDGDTRVQPPRGSKAGLVALRRTLGAGNAVDGMHDPHALANALGRVGKVARLPGLVVVISDFREQRDWARQMGVLRARHAVLAVEVHDPREASIPPVGRIAVVDPETGRRTEVDTSRPQIRQRFEALEAERRATLASELRRLRVDHAPLRTDEDWLLQLGRRLR, encoded by the coding sequence ATGGCGCCGCCTGCCGCCCGGCAGGGGCCCGGCCCGATGCCGCCGGCGTTGTTGGATGCCTTGGCGATCGCCGTGACGCAGCGCGTCGCCGGCGCGCTGCCGGGCGACCGCCGCGCGGCCGGCGTCGGCGCCGGCACCGAGCTGGCGCAGATCCGGCCCTACGCGTTCGGCGACGACGTGCGCCGCATCGACGCGGCCGCGACCGCCCGGACCGGCGAGCCGCATGTACGCCTCGAAGTCCCTGAGCGGACGCTGACGACGTGGCTCGCGCTCGACGTCTCGTCCTCGATGGCCTTCGGGACGGCGTCGCGCCTGAAGGCCGACGTGGCCGAAGGCGTCGCCTTGGCGGTCGGACGCCTCGCGCTCCGGCACGCCGGCCGCATCGGCATCGCCACCTTCGGCGACGGCGACACGCGCGTGCAGCCGCCGCGCGGCTCGAAGGCCGGCCTGGTGGCGCTGCGCCGCACGCTCGGCGCCGGCAACGCGGTCGACGGCATGCACGACCCGCACGCGCTGGCCAACGCGCTCGGCCGCGTCGGCAAGGTCGCGCGCCTGCCCGGACTGGTCGTCGTCATCTCCGACTTCCGCGAGCAGCGCGACTGGGCCCGCCAGATGGGCGTCCTGCGCGCGCGTCACGCCGTCCTGGCCGTCGAGGTCCACGACCCGCGCGAGGCGTCGATCCCGCCGGTCGGCCGCATCGCGGTCGTCGATCCCGAGACCGGGCGGCGGACCGAGGTCGACACGTCGCGGCCACAGATCCGGCAGCGCTTCGAGGCCCTGGAGGCCGAGCGCCGCGCCACCTTGGCGTCCGAGCTGCGGCGGCTGCGCGTCGACCACGCGCCGCTGCGGACCGACGAAGACTGGCTGCTGCAGCTCGGGCGGAGGCTGCGATGA
- a CDS encoding VWA domain-containing protein codes for MTVATPLALSFGSPIGLLALLAIPVALLLLAAARRRRTSYAIRFPAATTLALAAGSVSSWRRHVPTALALAAIAALALALAKPQRTVAVPVEGASVVLVTDHSGSMSATDVEPDRLTAAEEAAETFLAKLPKATRVGVVAYSDGPDGTLAPTTDHDRVRQTIEAQSAVGATATGEALQVALDTLAPNGRKAARPASAIVLLSDGKTTTGRDPVEVAKTAKKLGVPVYTVALGTADATIPNPVSPLSPPIAVPPDPETLKQIAELSGGRAFTSGDAGQLRSIYSSLGSRLATKHEDREITAGFAGAGLVLLLAAGLLSLPRVGRLP; via the coding sequence ATGACCGTCGCCACGCCGCTCGCGCTGTCCTTCGGCTCCCCCATCGGGCTGCTCGCGCTGCTCGCGATCCCGGTCGCGCTCCTGCTCCTGGCCGCCGCGCGCCGGCGCCGCACGTCTTATGCGATCCGCTTCCCGGCGGCCACGACGCTGGCGCTCGCCGCCGGCTCGGTCTCCTCGTGGCGCCGGCACGTCCCGACCGCGCTGGCGCTCGCCGCGATCGCCGCGCTGGCGCTCGCGCTGGCCAAGCCGCAGCGCACGGTCGCGGTGCCGGTCGAGGGCGCGTCCGTCGTCCTCGTGACCGACCACTCCGGGTCGATGTCGGCGACCGACGTCGAGCCCGACCGCCTGACCGCGGCCGAGGAAGCCGCCGAGACGTTCCTGGCCAAGCTGCCCAAGGCCACGCGCGTGGGCGTCGTCGCCTACAGCGACGGACCGGACGGCACGCTCGCGCCGACCACCGACCACGACCGCGTGCGCCAGACGATCGAGGCGCAGTCCGCCGTCGGCGCGACCGCGACCGGCGAGGCCCTGCAGGTCGCGCTCGACACGCTGGCGCCCAACGGCCGCAAGGCCGCGCGGCCGGCGAGCGCGATCGTCCTGCTGTCCGACGGCAAGACGACGACCGGCCGCGACCCCGTCGAGGTCGCGAAGACCGCCAAGAAGCTCGGCGTCCCGGTCTACACCGTGGCGCTCGGCACCGCCGACGCGACGATCCCGAACCCGGTCAGCCCGCTCAGCCCGCCGATCGCGGTCCCGCCCGATCCGGAGACGCTGAAGCAGATCGCCGAGCTGTCGGGCGGCCGCGCCTTCACCTCCGGCGACGCCGGCCAGCTGCGCTCGATCTACTCGTCCCTGGGCTCGCGCCTGGCGACCAAGCACGAGGACCGCGAGATCACCGCGGGCTTCGCGGGCGCCGGGCTGGTGCTGCTGCTGGCCGCGGGGCTGCTCTCGCTGCCCCGCGTGGGCCGGCTGCCTTAG
- a CDS encoding DUF4389 domain-containing protein yields the protein MSEHAAASVYPARVTGELDDHLSRWLWLVKWVLIIPHIIVLAFLWVAFFVTTVVAFFAILFTRRYPRAIFDFNVGVLRWTWRVAFYSYSALATDRYPPFTLAEVPDHPARLDVEYPQELSRGLVLVKWWLLALPQYVVVAVFAGGAWAGFNAAGDHGGWSSGGGLIGLMAFIAGVVLLFTGRYPRGIFDFIMGMNRWVFRVIAYATLMTDRYPPFRLDMGGAEPTPDAAAADVVGPTPAAGLS from the coding sequence ATGAGCGAGCACGCCGCAGCGTCCGTCTATCCGGCGCGGGTCACGGGGGAGCTCGACGACCATCTCAGCCGCTGGCTGTGGCTGGTCAAGTGGGTGTTGATCATCCCGCACATCATCGTCCTCGCGTTCCTGTGGGTCGCGTTCTTCGTCACGACCGTCGTCGCCTTCTTCGCGATCCTCTTCACCCGCCGCTACCCGCGCGCGATCTTCGACTTCAACGTCGGCGTGCTGCGCTGGACCTGGCGCGTGGCCTTCTACTCCTACAGCGCGCTCGCGACCGACCGCTACCCGCCGTTCACGCTCGCCGAGGTCCCGGACCACCCGGCGCGGCTGGACGTCGAGTACCCGCAGGAGCTCTCGCGCGGCCTGGTCCTGGTCAAGTGGTGGCTGCTCGCGCTGCCGCAGTACGTCGTCGTCGCCGTCTTCGCCGGCGGCGCCTGGGCCGGGTTCAACGCGGCCGGGGACCACGGTGGCTGGAGCTCCGGCGGCGGCCTGATCGGCCTGATGGCCTTCATCGCGGGCGTCGTGCTGCTGTTCACCGGCCGCTACCCGCGCGGCATCTTCGACTTCATCATGGGGATGAACCGCTGGGTCTTCCGCGTCATCGCCTACGCGACGCTGATGACCGACCGCTACCCGCCGTTCCGGTTGGACATGGGCGGCGCGGAGCCGACGCCGGACGCCGCAGCAGCCGACGTCGTCGGTCCGACGCCGGCGGCCGGGCTGTCCTGA